ATACACCACCGTCAAAGTTACCGGGTTTACGAATCTCCAAAGAGCAGATGCCCTGGACACAGATCTGCCTGAACTTAGGGTCATCTCCAATAATCATCTGGTTCTTCATCCATTCGATCTTGGGCTGCAGGAGACAAAAAACATACCACAGAAAGCGTAAATACAAAtggaaacaaatcacaaattaAGAATGAAGATGTTTCTATTTATGGTAAACCCCTACAGACAACAGCAGGCCCGTTTTGGTTGCCCAACTAGGACCCGTAAGGGAATCTTACTCATCTGACCCTGCTTCCACATGACCCATGACCCCTGCTCACACTTTGGGCCACTTTTGAAAGCACAGGATGCCATTCTAATTGGGGCCTTAAGTATCTCATACACTCCAGTGCTGTTAGCAGCTTAATAGATTATGCTCCTACTGAGAACAGAGAGATGCAAGACAGGGATGCACCAGTGTAAGGGAGCATGGTGTTTGATATCCTCACTCACCACCTCAATATTACTGTAGACAGCTACTGACAGAGGGCAACATAACAACACTTGGATTTACAGTGTCCAAAATGCCATTGTCAACAGCACAAAAAAAGGTAAATGACTTGTATTTGCACTCTCAAGAATTAAACAGAAGAAGAAATGAACCTACCTTCTTTGATGGCCAAATTATTAGCATATGGTTGAAACAATGTGAGAAATCTAGATGTTTCATACCTTTGGGGATCCTctgacagagcagagcagctTGGTGCTATAACCAACAGTAGTAGCTCTGTCGCTTAGGTTGGTGGTAAATTTGGGGGCCTCAGTGAAGTCGTGCTCCTTGTACTCAGGTGGTTTGTAGTCAATACCTGAACATAACAGTAACTCATAATAGATCTACACATGTATAACATATATGTAGTATTGTTATATACAGTAGCAATATACATTAAGCAATATATATTTAGCAATACAAATGAACTCATTTGGTTGCGCATTTCACTGTGCACTCATGCTCTTGCAAAGGTAATAGATAAGGCTGCAAATAAATTAATGTTTACCCTACCTGTCTTCTGGATCTTGGCCTCGTCTTTTGTCACAGTAGCGTCCTCACTGATTCCACATTTGTTCTCAGAGAATACTCTGAACTTGTAGGTGTTGCCCATGATGAGGTCAGAGATGGTGGCATTCAGTCTATGGTAATGCTCCAGCACAGTGAACCATTCCTGCAGACATAGTGAGAAGGGAGTTTACTACTAACATGTCACTTATCAAGGGATCATATTAATATTCACTGAGTATTATTTAATCCACTGAGAGGACAGCTACTTACTCCGGTCTTCTTGTCAGCCTTCTGAATTGTGTAGCCTGTGATTTCTGTGTTTCCATTGTCTTTGGGTGCAGTCCATTCCAGAGCAACATTGAAGCCCCAGACATCAGCAATTTTAACACTGGCTGGGGGACCTGGCAGCTCTGTAGGACAGGTTTTTGACttattatacattatataaaatgcAGCATGTAAATAAGGACCAGATAAGTTGAAACTGACCAACAATCTGCAAGGTCAGTGAAGCTTTATCCTCAAAGTCTTCCACTTTGACGCTCATCTCATAGACTCCAGAGTCATCTCTCTCAGCCGCACGGATAAACAAAATGCTGTCTCTATCTGTGCTGCGAATATTCACCCTCTTAGTGTCCAGGGGCTCACCATTCTTTGTCCAGCTTACAACAGGTTTAGGCTTGCCCTAAAAAGTAACAATACATATGAGTATTATATCAAACaatgttaaatgtttgttcAATGTATTACGAGTATATTACTGTGAATGGGATAGTCAGATTGATCTTGTCTCCCACATGAGCGACGTATCTCTGCCTGAGGAAGCGGGGCAGACGAACTTTGGGACGATCTGTACAAAGAACACATTGTAAACATTAGAGATCACGTTGtccatttaataaaatataaatactaaTTGTCAGGGCTTTATCTGTCTGAACTGTGATAtcttaaagtaaattttttattatgttatgttgttttgttataCATGGCGAAATTGGTGAAATAATCCAATAATCCAACAGCTAATGAATGAATGTGATATGTCATGCCTTGTTGCTCAGTAACCTAACTGAAACACAGTttatttaagataagataagatatgcctttatttgtcccacggtggggaaattccagtattgcaccgcacagttaaagaacagaaggaaaatggtacatgcaataaaacaagataatagataaatagtttaaaataatttaaaaaatatacttaaaaatagactctaatataacatctctgtaaagtggcttaagtattgcacataggtatggatgaatgacacatgttcagtgttaacagtgttcattgtacagtctgacagcaggaggaaggaaagacctgcaaAACCTTCACACAgtgagggtgaatcagtctgtcaccgaagctgctctccagggcagacagagcgtcctgctcatggcccagcatagaaattaccttagccaggaccctcctgtcccccacctcctgcactgagtccagaggacagcccaggacggagctggacttcttgataaAGTTGAACACTACACAGTATTCCATTACCACCAATAACATTGTATATAAGGaactaaaagataaaaatagcTTAAAGGTCAtaagaaaaagaataaaatgcaTAGTTAGCAAATGTGAGACACTAGCTCTCTCTGTCCCCGCACGCTCATTTGTAAAAGTAATTTGGTGAGAAGCACCAGCTGCTAAGTCCACCCGAGTGACATTTGTCAGGATTCTAAAAAAAGCATCCGTACTGCAGTATATCTCCTAACCTTTCAAGATTCAAAGCTATACTTGCCTTAGTCACATGCATCAGAAAGTCTATAATATTAAAGATACACCGAGAACACACAAGTTAATATGGCACTTTGAACTGACACAAAGAGCAAATATATCTGTaggaataaaatgacatttaattGGCCTAACTGGTGCTTGTTGTAAAACCCTCATTCTTTTGTAAACAATGCAGCAGCATTCGAGTTTGTGCTTGCCATCCACAAGTAAGTCTGGGCTTAACAGTAAAGTCTATGGCATCTTTCAAAATAAACAGTGAATCTCTGGAAGTGTCAAGAGATTTTCGTGACACCTGAGAAGTCAGAACTGTGCCCTGCTACCTCCGCTtctgacacagagacaggacacaCTGGAATTTACCATCCCCTCCTGCACCCCATCGGCTTACGCCCAGATCACTTGTCACCATCGATCTAGTGGAAAAGCAGCTTGACACATCCTCAGCATGAGCTCTGGCCACAAGCACATTACAATGCCAATCCCACCACCCAAATGAAACCAGTGCTAATGGGAGTCACATGCAAGTTATGACTTATGTTAGAGGTTGCTTTAATTGTTATAATTCATGAACTGTTTCTAGTGTAGACCAGTTCACTACAGCAAACACATTGAAGATTTTTGAACTAGCGCCAGTTCTCTGGGATCAGGTTGCTGTTGCTCCCCAGTGCATCTCTCCATTACGCATAACCATAAGTTGTGACTGAGCCAAAATGACAGCTTCTCTTTTTAAAGCCCGATGGGACTAACTTAATCACTTCTCATATACTGGACATGATTATCACTGTAAAGTGTACAGGAGGACTGGAACCAGCAGCTTCACAGGCAACATAAACATGTGTTTGGTTTGTAGGGGAACACAAATGAGACATTCCCCATTTCTACATAGTAGAGAAAACAGGTGTGCCATGGACAGCTGAATGTGTGTTTGACGAGTTTAATAGTGCTGTCACTGTCAGTTGTGGAGTACAGGTTTCATATGAACAGGCGTTTTGCTTATAAAAGATTAGTTATTGCAActacacataataataataataataataataataatacaacggCCCTTTCTATATTGACTCTGTGTTACAAATGTCTTACCAGCAACCTCCTTGACCAGAACAGGTTCAGGGAGGGCAACAGGAGGGCTGCGTCCACCCTCATTCACAGCCACTACACGGATCTTCAGGCGGTCCCCAGTCGTCTGGTTCTTGATGACATAACGGCACGACTTCTGCAGGTCCTCGTTGACCGCCTTCCAGTCCTCAGCTGAAATTGACAAATGACTCAATCAGAAACTCTCAACTCAGTACAAAATAGCCCTTTTAGATGAAAAAATTCATGATTGTCAATTTTTGATTCTCATCATGTACTATgttatgttttgggtttttatttatttttattatttttttatattacggACTAAGTAAATGAATGTCACACTGAAGTACAGCTGATATTAGCTGCAGGGTCTAAAAGTGGGAACTCCGTGAGAGCTCCTGAAGTGCCCCTTTCCTTGTAGGGAGAAGTCAGGAAGCTCATGATATAACTCTAGGAGTGACACCTCAGGGACAGCTGCAACTGATATGGCTGACCCACATTAAAGGAAAGATGTACATGTCCCTCAGTCCACTTAAGAAGCATTTGGGTGTTGCATCGATTAGAGGTATAATAATCCTTTTcacaaaaatgctttaaaaataaattcaaattgaATAATATACTGTTTGGATTGTCACTATAATAACTTATATTGTGTCAAAAGAGACTGACCATCTGTTACTCTCATCAGAACTTACTTCCTTCTTTGCAAATTTCAATAGTGTATCCGTCCAAACCA
The sequence above is drawn from the Periophthalmus magnuspinnatus isolate fPerMag1 chromosome 5, fPerMag1.2.pri, whole genome shotgun sequence genome and encodes:
- the LOC117371033 gene encoding myosin-binding protein H isoform X3; the protein is MPSKPAPIKKAAKKEPAKKEEEKAPEPAPEPEPAPAEAAPAPAEEAAPAPAEGEAAPAPEAAPADGEAAPEEPKPPTPPPPPPKEPTSAPLDLFVEDKNDTSVTIIWSQPEVIGVSGLDGYTIEICKEGTEDWKAVNEDLQKSCRYVIKNQTTGDRLKIRVVAVNEGGRSPPVALPEPVLVKEVADRPKVRLPRFLRQRYVAHVGDKINLTIPFTGKPKPVVSWTKNGEPLDTKRVNIRSTDRDSILFIRAAERDDSGVYEMSVKVEDFEDKASLTLQIVELPGPPASVKIADVWGFNVALEWTAPKDNGNTEITGYTIQKADKKTGEWFTVLEHYHRLNATISDLIMGNTYKFRVFSENKCGISEDATVTKDEAKIQKTGIDYKPPEYKEHDFTEAPKFTTNLSDRATTVGYSTKLLCSVRGSPKPKIEWMKNQMIIGDDPKFRQICVQGICSLEIRKPGNFDGGVYTCRAKNDHGEAIVSCKLEVKQPINPDAEKK
- the LOC117371033 gene encoding myosin-binding protein H isoform X4 produces the protein MPSKPAPIKKAAKKEPAKKEEEKAPEPAPEPEPAPAEAAPAPAEEAAPAPAEGEAAPAPEAAPADAAPEEPKPPTPPPPPPKEPTSAPLDLFVEDKNDTSVTIIWSQPEVIGVSGLDGYTIEICKEGTEDWKAVNEDLQKSCRYVIKNQTTGDRLKIRVVAVNEGGRSPPVALPEPVLVKEVADRPKVRLPRFLRQRYVAHVGDKINLTIPFTGKPKPVVSWTKNGEPLDTKRVNIRSTDRDSILFIRAAERDDSGVYEMSVKVEDFEDKASLTLQIVELPGPPASVKIADVWGFNVALEWTAPKDNGNTEITGYTIQKADKKTGEWFTVLEHYHRLNATISDLIMGNTYKFRVFSENKCGISEDATVTKDEAKIQKTGIDYKPPEYKEHDFTEAPKFTTNLSDRATTVGYSTKLLCSVRGSPKPKIEWMKNQMIIGDDPKFRQICVQGICSLEIRKPGNFDGGVYTCRAKNDHGEAIVSCKLEVKQPINPDAEKK
- the LOC117371033 gene encoding myosin-binding protein H isoform X2, which produces MPSKPAPIKKAAKKEPAKKEEEKAPEPAPEPEPAPAEAAPAPAEEAAPAPAEGEAAPAPEAAPADAAAPAAEGTAEAPAEAAAPAAEGSPEAPAVADAPAPAADEAAPAAESETPAEGEAAPEEPKPPTPPPPPPKEPTSAPLDLFVEDKNDTSVTIIWSQPEVIGVSGLDGYTIEICKEGTEDWKAVNEDLQKSCRYVIKNQTTGDRLKIRVVAVNEGGRSPPVALPEPVLVKEVADRPKVRLPRFLRQRYVAHVGDKINLTIPFTGKPKPVVSWTKNGEPLDTKRVNIRSTDRDSILFIRAAERDDSGVYEMSVKVEDFEDKASLTLQIVELPGPPASVKIADVWGFNVALEWTAPKDNGNTEITGYTIQKADKKTGEWFTVLEHYHRLNATISDLIMGNTYKFRVFSENKCGISEDATVTKDEAKIQKTGIDYKPPEYKEHDFTEAPKFTTNLSDRATTVGYSTKLLCSVRGSPKPKIEWMKNQMIIGDDPKFRQICVQGICSLEIRKPGNFDGGVYTCRAKNDHGEAIVSCKLEVKQPINPDAEKK
- the LOC117371033 gene encoding myosin-binding protein H isoform X1; amino-acid sequence: MPSKPAPIKKAAKKEPAKKEEEKAPEPAPEPEPAPAEAAPAPAEEAAPAPAEGEAAPAPEAAPADAAAPAADGPAEAPAEAAAPAADGPAEAPAEAAAPAADGPAEAPAEAAAPAAEGTAEAPAEAAAPAAEGSPEAPAVADAPAPAADEAAPAAESETPAEGEAAPEEPKPPTPPPPPPKEPTSAPLDLFVEDKNDTSVTIIWSQPEVIGVSGLDGYTIEICKEGTEDWKAVNEDLQKSCRYVIKNQTTGDRLKIRVVAVNEGGRSPPVALPEPVLVKEVADRPKVRLPRFLRQRYVAHVGDKINLTIPFTGKPKPVVSWTKNGEPLDTKRVNIRSTDRDSILFIRAAERDDSGVYEMSVKVEDFEDKASLTLQIVELPGPPASVKIADVWGFNVALEWTAPKDNGNTEITGYTIQKADKKTGEWFTVLEHYHRLNATISDLIMGNTYKFRVFSENKCGISEDATVTKDEAKIQKTGIDYKPPEYKEHDFTEAPKFTTNLSDRATTVGYSTKLLCSVRGSPKPKIEWMKNQMIIGDDPKFRQICVQGICSLEIRKPGNFDGGVYTCRAKNDHGEAIVSCKLEVKQPINPDAEKK